DNA from Rosa rugosa chromosome 6, drRosRugo1.1, whole genome shotgun sequence:
GAGAAATACAAAGAGATAAAAATTTGAGAGGGAGGGAAGGAAGGTAGTGGATGCTAGATGAactcaagaagaaaaaaaccccAACCCAGATCctaaaataacaattaaaaatgcaaaattaattaagaaaaaataaatgtaaaatTATCAAACATCTTATGGAAAAAatgtaaaagaaagaaagaaaaaaatgtgggACATTTATTAGAAGGGCAGAcatgaaaaaaatagaaaatattttTCAATGTAATAAATATTGAGTTTTATATTGTAGTGGAATTCATGTGTCATTTGTTGAGTGAGAAAAGTTGAAAGAGAAAGGTAAAAATGGAAGGTAGCTAGCATTCCTCCTCCAAGAATTACCAACTCGTTGCAGCACACTATATTTGTTTTAGTTAATTACCAAATACATTGTTCTGTTTCATAACTGTTGAACTACCCAAAAAAAGACAAATTAATTCAAACATACATATTTGGGGTCGCATGAACAACCCAGAAACGCATAGTTTCTTAACATACATTTTAGGATGTGATCAGCTGTTAACAGAGTCGAATATGGCAGGCTGGTAGCAGCGTGTTTCTCTAGCTCAATCTTATGAGTGAATTCCAAACTGTAGCGAGCTAGTACCGATTATCTTGTTTGTTGTTTTTAGCTTTGGTGTATATATATTGGAGTTGGATTCCAACAGTACGTACACATGATCGTGATGATTGAAGAAATAGAGCAATCTGTTGATTCTttaagagcatatttagcaatgctagccatttttgagtcaaattttaactaaagtagctaaaaagtcattttagctagccgcTTTAGAATTACgtttgcatcaatgctctctattttagctagttttgaatttatattattttttaaataaagattaaatagtttaaatgtatttataaattacataaaataacttaaaatgaatgttttgaattatagagagcctcatctcgctctctatatttaggagcgagatagctaaaagttataatagagagtcacttaggagtctggtgcagctattaaaatagataaaaagctaaacatgctctctaaaatagctaaggagccaaaatagagagttttCTAAAGATGTTCTACGAGGATATGTACTGATGGAGAACGACAAGGTTGTCAGCGACAATCATGTCCGCCACCAACGTTTGCTTAATGAGTGACCCTGTACCTCCGCACTGCAAGTCTGCATCTACCTGCTCCAGTTTGTTCATCGTCCAGCTTCCTGCTAGGTTATTAGTTCTGCCAAAAGACTCAAAATTAGTAACCAAATAATAACCCTATGTGGTTCTGGGGTTCAAAGCTCTGCAACATAGAGGACTAATTTATCTTCTTCTAGCATAAAGTCacaacaagaaatataattaatccaCAGTTCTGCTCTCTACTAAACCCTTGACCCTTATTCATCGATCTATTTCTCCCTTTTTCCGAAGATTGAACAATTGAATCAAAGCAACAGTGACTAGCTTGTAAAGTATTTAATTTGGGGGCATGAAATCATGGGCACAAACTTTGCGTCTAAATGTCTGGAGACTTTACTCAGTAGTCGGTACTCTTACCTTATACCTACGACCGGAGGACCGAAAGGTCATGAGTAAGGTGCCGTTATAGGTGTAattgaaaaaggaaattaaaattaattaataattaaaagAATTAAAGGAAATCATTCAGCAGAGATCTAGATTTGGTTGTCGAtcattgttcaaaaaaaaaaaattggttatTCATCTGACTCTCACTTAATTAAACCACTCCAAAGAATCAGTACTTACACCCTACCCAATCCGATGAAGAGATTTAAAGATCGGCACTTTAATAAAATAGGCAAAAACCCGATTCACTTAAACAAATCAGCAGCAAAATTGATCAGCTTACCATTTCCTAGCTACGATAATAGACCCTCTAAAATctaaatacaaaagaaaaaaaaaaacaaaaaaacaaaaaacaaaagcaaaagaaagcatggttatgatttatgaatatGGCGACTATTGGTACGTATGTTCAGTCGGGCGGCGGGCGGCCGCCTATTTTGAGTTACGAAACACAAGGCCAAAACATGCATGTGTGCCgccatatatatacacagtgAACTAAGGTATGATCTGAGTAGGGTCACCTATTATCAATGGGTTTCTGAACTAATTTTAGGAGTGCATGCATGCAGGAGTCAACTGAGGGAATGATCTGAGTGAGGGTGGTGTCACATATTTTCAAGTTGATCTAGTCACCACCTCGACACCTCGTAGCTATAATTATAATGATGCACTTtctagaaaaacaaaaagggcATGGTAACATATATACACAGTGAACTGAGGGTACGATCTGAGTGTGGTCAACTCTGATTTGGATGTTTTGAATTAATCGTAGGACAACATGCGTGCAATAGTCTATCTACAGTAGCAgctgttttttaatatttaaaaaCAGCTGtaaaaatacaaataaaaattaagaaaaaaattatttagaGCAGCAAAATACTGCAAATAGACTACTGCACGTATGTTGTCCTACGATTAATCCAAAACATGCAGATTAGAGTTCATCACTATCAGATCATACCTTCAGTTCACTGCATATATACCTTAACATGCCttttttgccttttcttttctcacttGTTCTTGAATGATATGATGGAAAGTGAAGGAGCAACCTTGAAGAAAGGGGTGAagctcatttcaagtttcaATCCATGGCTGCCCTATTTATATACGCTCTCGTCTGTACGTTTATTTccttatatatatctatataattGATGGCGGTAGCCGCTTTAGCAACAGTAGTTGTCGATCgacctcaaaactaatggatgAATTGAACCTATCTATATCTAAATATCCATATCTCATTCATTGGCCATTATTCGATCCGACAGCTGACAGcatttggaattgaaattggagctgagcttttttctttttttttttcctttattaatTTTATATCATTTCAGTACCCaatgtgtcttttttttttttttgtcaacttACCTAATGTGTCTTTGGACCACCATTCTTCCATTCTCATATCCTCCTCTTCTAGCTAGACAAGTTcgaccagaaaaagaaaaagaaaaactaaaccaaattTTCAACAAGTTGATGATCGATCCAGATATGCAACTTCTCTCTGCCTACTCAAGAAACAGTTAAGCTAGACAAGACAAGTCGTCTTTTACCTTGAAAAAGAATTAATCATGATCCTGACGAAGTCCTTCCATATCTTTTTTACTGTTTTTCTGAACAGAGAAAGCTAATGAATGCTTATAGCATAAGCTGAAATAAAGCAGGGCAGCCGTACTAATAATGCAgtaaatttttcctttttcccctTGGAGTGATTCCTTGATAATATTGTACGACATGGTCGGTTAGCTCTCATTATTCGATCTCTTAAGATATTTTCTGCATCATACAATCATGTCATACCATCGAACATGTATAATTCAAGCAATTTTAATACTCGTCTGACTAATTATTTATATATGTGGTCCTCCATCTGAACTCTTGTGAGGCAAGTTGGGGGCAACAGAATTATTAAGAGCCCTCAAACTCTAGCTAGAATCAGATCGATTTTCGATCAGGTTTACCAATTACCAGATCCGGCCATCATCATGAGACGAAGAGCTTCAGTGTCGTTAGATCGAAACAACTGAAATCATTGTCGGTACAAAATGTTAGACGAAAGCTTGTGTTAGTAGTACCTTTATGATGACCGATAAAACACAGTTTCTTAGCTAGAGAAATTATTGAAAGTGTATTCATCCTTTAAAACTTTTTTCTTCAGACAAAAAAAGCAAGAAGAGAGAGATATGGCATATGTCTCATGTCTGTATGCAATTAATTGAAATTTGTTGGCTTCGGGAATTAGGTTAGTTATTGCGGAGAGAAAGCGAAAGATGAAACCACCTTTAGCTTTAATTGTTGACTGTCATCCTGGCTCTCGCTCGTTAACCGAGAAAGTAACTTTTCCGGCCTCTGCCTCTGTGCATATTTGTTCTTAATTGACAGAAATTCTATGCTCATATACGTGCATATTCTACTCTTAACATAGTTTTAGTCAATTATACGAGTCTCAGTGTTGCTTCAATGTATAGATGATGATTGTGGTAGTCCACTCTAACTTATTTGTAACCACTGATTAATTTCAATAAAACCAAACAGATAGTGGATGAATCACGTATGTATAAATTTTGTGACGTTATGTTCAACTTCTCATGATTTTaaagattttatttttaaagtttACATATCAAATTTGtaattttaatttattattacGAATTGTCTAGTTAGCCGACACTTTACATTAGTTCAATCATTGAACGTACATGTATACATATAATCAAGTATTGCATCTTTCATAACTAAATCCGAAGTGAGACTCCTTACCTCATACTAGTCTGGCGGTAAATTAGTTCATTCACCTGTAATCAAAGATTGCAATCGCATCTCCTCAAACCAAATCCAAAGGCTCTGGCCTCAATGAACCATGTTTCATTGTTTTTAAGTGCAATTTTAAGATTTATTTTTACAATATGAAGTATAGAGTTTGAAATTTTGGCACTGGAAACGTCTCCTAGCATCGATTTCATCGCCTAGAATTTGCAGCATGCTTAAATACAACGACTAGAAAATATCTACTCCAGAAGTAGAGCTTTGGAATCTTACCAAATTTGGATGGCTGTGGGAGAACGACAAAGCCACACTCAGATTGTCAGTCAGCGGACCCCTCCACACACGTGGCAGTATGTTGTATTTTTGTGAGATTTCACAAGGCAGCGTGATGTTCTTGTACATATATATACCAGCCTCTACTAGCACTGCAACTACTGAAACCGACTACCATATTAAACACTGCTTATCATCACCTAGGTCTAGGTCGACTAACACTGTTTATACACTTACGTACGGCACTAGCCCCAGGCCCCTAACCTCTTCTAGCTGCATCCATCACCTGCATATATTCTTCTCTAAGTTGTTCGAGACAAGTCAAAAACCCACCCACTTCTAGATGAATGGAGATATTCATATCATGAGAATTTCTAGATCTGTTTTTTACAAACTTAATCTAATTGGTATACATTACATGTTAACTAtcaatttttcatttaataatCAGTTATTTGTTATAAGaagaaacaaacaatagaaagaaATAAACTCATAATCGTGAATACACAATAAGTATCCGTAATTTTGATTTCTCTGCTTCACTAAACTCAATGGAAGCTATTTCTGATTATCTGATGACATTTACACGGTTCAAAACACTTTCAAGTTGACTCACCTTATCTGCAAGCTATATAATTTGTCCTAAATAGTGTGCAGTTAAAATTTAACACATCTAAATTTTATCTTTCAGACAGTTCAATTATGTTTTTGTCATAGCACACCAGCCCCCTAGCTAATTCATACATAAAGATGCTAGCTAAATGTATCATCTTTGTTTCACACACAGTGTTAACCTTCAGATGCTATGTATGTTTCTGTGTAAGTAAATATCTACCAACATGTGGACTGCTGTACACTTTCAGTTATTCAGTTTTCCCATCTCTTTCACAGGTGATCAACAAGTCCAAGCGGAccaacaattatatatatatatatccaccaTGTATGCCCTAAATCCCGGGCACAAAATTTGCCTCCTGTCCGGAAACTTTgacttcttcagttcttcctaGCTATATTGAAGGAAATATAAGAGCAAAAGGAGCAAATTTGGTCTGAATTAAGGCATTTGGTCAAGAGAATTAAGCAGCAAAGCACATACAATCAACTGATAAAACAACAGCAAATGATAAATATATGCATATCATATATATAGTCATGATAATTGATAAGGTAGTAGCAGATAGTATGGCAGCTGCTGCAAAAAATAAGAGATAGATTGATCGAGAACTGAACCATAATAGGATAGCAGCTAAAGCAGAAGCATTGGCCAATAATTGCTGGCTAGTTCTACACGCAATAGTACAAATTAATCAGCTGCAGAAAAAAGCAGTATACATATATAGCTAGAGGCAGCAGCTGACTGCAGATCGATTTCAAACCCATAATTATCGGTCATCGATccggccaccaaagaacacacaGAAAGAGACTCAGACTCAGACACACATTTACATCCAGCCAAAGCCAAAATAAAATTATGAAGTCTGCACACACCAGCACCAGTACTCAATTAGCTAATAGCTACTTATTAGTAATGCAAATCAATCATATGTATCATCACAATACATACCCTTAATTTTGATCGATCCAGAATGATGTTGATTACTTGAACAGTGAGACCTTTCAATTTGAATGAGCTATGGCCAATTGATTAATAGCTCCACAGACTTTCTCCGTCCGAATTTCCCGGCGAATCATCAGCCGGATCTCTCGGCGGACTCACCAGCATTCCCTCCGCCATGTCCGCCAGCAAATTAGGCATATTCAGCAGCGCTTCCTCGTCCATAAACTCCTGACAGCCGCCACCGTCATCTGACGTCACTCCAGTACCACGACCACCACCTGACCTATCCACATTTTCAACCCGACCCGCCGCACCACCGGATGAGCTCTCTCCCGGCCTAATGTTCTCCGCCCTAGACGCGGCTGCCCTAGCTGCCGCAGCCCTTATGTCACTGGCCGCCGAAGAAGCCGGGATCGGATAAGTAATTAGGGCGTTGGGGAAATTCAAGGCAGTATCAGGCCCCTTAAGGGCTATGGCCGCCACGTCATAAGCCGCGGCGGCCATCTCGGGCTTGGCATACGTGCCCAGCCATATGCGGGTGGACTTACGTGGCTCTCGAATCTCGGACACCCATTTCCCGCTCCGGCACCGGATCCCTCGGTAAAGCGGGTGTCTCCCTGGAGAAGAAATGGACCCACCGGTCGGAGAGCGGAGGCCCAAGAGGTCGTGATGCTGTTGATCATTGACATCGGAGGAGCTGCTGGTTGGAGGAAGTTGAATAAAGAAAGGTGGGTTGGAGTTGGATGGCTGGTCGTCACTTTTGGGCACGTTGCCATACGGATCCGCCATAAAAATTCACCTATCACGTACGTACTTATATAAAATATGAGTCAAATTTCAAATTGACTGGCGCAAATTATATAAAAATGGATCTGTGGGAGGGTTAGGTTAAAACTTAAAAATGATGCAATATATACATACATTAACGGGGTTGGAAGGGCTATGGGGAAGAAGCGTGGGAAAGTCGCGGGAGCTAGGCTAGCTTTATATTTTGGTTCTTATTAAACATGATTTATACTTTTTGATGTGATAAATTAATGAGGCTACAAAACGCACACGTATTAAGTTTTTAACCGCTGGGAGGAAAAAGTAAAGCAATTAGCTAGTGTCTGCTGTATTGCCACCAAGATCATTGTTTGTTTCCATTTTTAATTCTGGTTCTTTGCTAGTTGCAATGGTTGAGGATGATGCTGTTTTGCCAAATGGGGGATTTTGATCATAGTTTAATTAGATGGATCATGCTCGCCACTTAGCTACTTGTATTTGTTTTGGTTGACTGTACAGATATTGTGTTCTAAACTATGCCAATAGAGATTTATCATTTATGCACATGTTACGATCTCTTATATTCCCATTGAGAGAATCTCTTATTTGAGTTCAAATGTTACTTATTTTAGTAGCTTCAATTTTTCATCTTTGATTTTGATCATTATAAGATCAATTGATACGGTGGTTGCTTTGCAATCATACCTCCGAGCATTAGTCATTTGATTATCCGATCCAAATATTTGGAGCCTCGATTTAATGATTTAACAATTTATATTCTAAGAATATTAATTGCTTTTATTTCACCAATTTAGTAAAACATCAATTTCTTGAGTTTTACAGACTCGACTTTAGTTTTTTTGTTAGAAAGGTCCCTTAATTGAGTTCCATTTTCGTTAAATTAGAgttttaagaaagaaaaaaatttcctACAGCAAAACCGTACATGTCTTTAGTGTTACCTTATGAAACTAGCAACGTGTAATTTACCAATACCATCTGCTTTATTTTGGACTTTTACCCATATAGGGTAACAAATCAATACATGCACTATGCGCGTTGAAGTAATGGGATTTAATAAGATTACATCAATAAACAGTAATTTTCCACATATAATTgaataacaaaataataataattcctATATTTAATGAATATTCTTATTTCACCAATGGCGGCGTTGGTAATCCAGCTAAGTTATGACATGTGATGTCTAAATATAGACTATGCAGTCTCCATTTTCCGTAATTTAATGCCACCAATTGTAAAGGCCGGTTCCCCtgtatcaaaaaagaaaaagtttgtAAAGATTCCCACTTGTTCTATACTAGCTACTAATTTGTCATTACTGGAGAGTGGATTTAGTGCTCCAATTACATGTACAGTATACATTAAATTTAATATGTCTTGCATAATAtctttaattaaaattaatcAAATAGTAATGAAAAAACAAGTAAATagtcaaacaaataaaattagatTATGACATATAATAAATGATCGTttaatcaaaaataaaataaaaatataattaacGAATATGGTTCTCAcgattttcactttttttttttttagaagaggtTAGCCATTTTATTCAATAAGAAAAAAATCACATTAAACAGTGACCTGCCCTAGCGGGGCAGTCAGAAATCGACACCGCTAAACGCAATATCACTTCACCTATTGAGTGAAGCTCAGGGAgagtaaactaataagaaatTGACGATGAAGTTTTTATGCAGCATCCATCAACAGAGCTGCAAAGAACTTCTGACCAATAAGTAAGGGTGGGCAAAAAACCGATTTGGACTAAAAAACAGGCGGACAGGAATTCCGGTTCGGTAACTGAACCGCTTGCAAAACACTGAAAACTGCATTTACCGAACCGAACCGGAAAGATCCAGTTCAGATCCGGTTTTGTCACTTAAACCGACCGGAGAAAATCGAACCGCCTGGAttaaaaatatatgtatatttttttaattttctgtcgAATTTTTAGTGGGCAAGGCTTATTTCTGGTGCACCTTACCACACACGATCTTAACACCTATTATAAAAGCTAACAACCTTGGAAGCTTCTCTCGATCATTTCCTCACCTCATCCCTCTCTCTAGCGGTCTCAGCCGCTTCTCTCTCACTAGGGGTGGGTTCGATTTTATTCGGTTAGGTTTTGGGCCAGAACCGAACCGCACTTAAATtcagttcggttcggttcggttttcccTTTTTAAAAGAGATCATAGCATGTGCATAAACCAGTCTCAGACTaaaaaaaaccgaaaaaaaTGGTCCAAAACTGAAAGACGTAAAACTTGGGCCTTCAAATTGGTCCAAAAATTAAGGCAACTTAAAAGGAAAAATGGGCCAAAACTGAAAGTTTGGCGACCGGAAACCAAATCGGACCGACCGGAAATTCGGCCTAACCGAAAACTCGGCCCACTCATTTTTTATTCTGTTGTCGGTTTGTAACTAGGCCCAACAGACTACTTCAGGTCGGAAATGGTTTGGGTTtcaaaccgaaccggcccgacaTATGCCCAGCCCTACCAATAAACCATGCTATTCCTCGTGGGTATTGATCCcataaaaaataacaaattagGTACCATATCGAAAATCATCCTAGATCCCAAATTTTTATAGAAAAACCACCAGAATCCCAAATTCGAAAGGTGGGCCCAATTACTACTGCCATAGCCTAATAAAGCATAATCCCAAATCTGAAAAACATATTTGGGCTCAAGCCCAATTAAGGGGTCCCGTAATAGCCAATCCAACAGAGCAGTTGCCTTTGTCGCCGCCGCCGCACCAACTCTGCACCTTGGCTCCTGCCCGCTAACTATAGAGATCCATAGAGCTCGAAAAAGGAGAATCTAACCCCTGCACTAGCAAGCGACCTAGCCCGAATGAAGCCACACAATCCAGTAGCAACTTTACAAATAACATAGAGGGAGTGAGTTGATTTGAAACCACGTCAACTTTTGTCGACATTTGAAAAAATCCCTAAATATGGGGAATGAATTTAAGGGAATAAAGTGACAAAGGGTTCCAAATTTGAAACGTAAAACATAATAAAACACCCCAAAAATCTtcaaaaaatctctagaaagcGTCTCCGAGTTTCTCGGAGAGACTTTGGattcgaaacctaggtttcgactGGCGGCGGCGTTCTTCCTTCAGGCAAGGCGGCGTCCGTAGAGCGGCAAGATACTGCGGCGGCGCAGAGGGGGTCCTCAGCGTCGATTGTGGGTTGCGGCAAGAGGTTTCTGAATTGGAGGTCTCTCTGACTGTGTTTTTTTCTTGGTTCGATTCAGCCCTTGAGTGCCCTGCGGCGTCGGCAGTGATTGTTCTTCGATCTCTATCGGATCTAGCAGGCGAGGGTCAACGTCATCTCGCAGGCGAGGATCAAAGTCGGGGTTTTTATTTTCTGGGTGGCTGGCTTCGGCAGGTTTGGAGGTAGTGGGTCGAGGGCAACTTTGATCTCTTTGGTTTCGGCCGCTGtgtgttaatgcttggatccgtggggatctaattaacgataagtaaagagagagagagagagagagagagagagagagagagattgacacgagatgtatagtggttcacctcccgccttagcgggagactacgtccacttgaatgtgtactagtgtgtcgagccttgcggcctaacaagattacaagagatgtaatggagtgttgtttaagtgggaggaggcattccttttataggtgaaggaagccatctcctttacatgattttcgatgtgggacaagcaaccaccatctctagtctagaaagcctatttgtgagggcatgttgacgaggccggaaaggtggcttcccggcgacggatttgcgacttccggataccgtagcgtagcttgaacatagggcttcacgatgcatgtctcggttgggcctcaccatggcttgtgggtgtcccaaaatgggtgttacttatgcttggtgatgtagagaactagcttgctaatgtaggtatgaacaagtccccgaagtccccgagtaagagtagcttcttggttggggagttcaaatcatgaagtcatcaagcataagtaatatccgagaggcgcacggcccctacaagtccccgagctccgcaagcaagaagggactcgctatcctgtatcacaaaagacaaaaattcgTATATGTAGTTACATCGGAGGTGCACTAATGTATGAAGTACATGAGATAATGGGGCGTCGCCCTGCCgcatggcggtaggtcgtagaccatagactcgtggagcccggaggctagaccatatgtaagaaaacgtgaaaaagtgtggtgcccggaggctagaccatatgtaTGAAGCATTGTGAGCCAAGAgcgtaactaaagcatgttggataaatggagcgagttaggtgttcgagcaagttgggtgtaggcgctgtatgagcgtgcggggcgttgcccaagcgagtcgcggccatgctttgatacccaagcgagtcgtaaccgtttCGTAAGAGtctatccgagcatgtttaattgagctataagtgtcacaaggttctagatgaatgtcacatgaaagtgaatttaagcatgtatgtgtgtagcatgtacttgtagaaaagttgctaataacatgttgtaggcatggttaagggttatagagacatgtatagctcaaattgcaagagcgtaa
Protein-coding regions in this window:
- the LOC133717443 gene encoding ethylene-responsive transcription factor ERF027-like, which encodes MADPYGNVPKSDDQPSNSNPPFFIQLPPTSSSSDVNDQQHHDLLGLRSPTGGSISSPGRHPLYRGIRCRSGKWVSEIREPRKSTRIWLGTYAKPEMAAAAYDVAAIALKGPDTALNFPNALITYPIPASSAASDIRAAAARAAASRAENIRPGESSSGGAAGRVENVDRSGGGRGTGVTSDDGGGCQEFMDEEALLNMPNLLADMAEGMLVSPPRDPADDSPGNSDGESLWSY